From one Triticum urartu cultivar G1812 chromosome 3, Tu2.1, whole genome shotgun sequence genomic stretch:
- the LOC125542779 gene encoding beta-sesquiphellandrene synthase-like, with protein sequence MAAIQADCSGEETRTTFHPTLWGDYFLQNKPQSSAQQAHMRERMEILLEQVRTVMKEANEIPKILELVITIERLGLGNHYENEIAQLLDVVLKSDYDDNNLHLVSLRFYLLRKNRYDVSSDVFHKFEDKQGGFVQSDTNSLLSLYNAAHLSIKGEDVFDMAVSFTRRHLLGALENLESPFAGEVSSSLLTPPFRRVGILEARSYLPCYTNKATRNEAILELAKLNFNILQLHFCEELKDVTMWWNKIKMKSRLSFVRDRIVETYFWINGTSYNLEYSYSRIIATKVTAFMTIIDDIFDTYSSTEDSMQLAEAINRWDEDAVNVLPEYMKDIYLYLLETFHSFEDHLGPENSYRVVYLKEAFKKLVQAYSDELKWRDENYVPKTLNEHLQVSSVSIGTSVVACAIFVGMDDTTVETLNWVSSDQKLLKSFAIYTRFTNDMASAKREQAGGQCASTIQSYMKEHGMTNDDACEKIKELIENSWKDMLHYYLTLTDQPMVVPQMILNLSRTVDNMYKHTDAYTNSDILKDTIRMLFAEPM encoded by the exons ATGGCAGCAATTCAGGCAGACTGCTCTGGCGAAGAGACAAGGACAACTTTTCACCCGACTCTGTGGGGTGATTACTTCCTTCAAAACAAGCCACAATCTTCAGCGCAG CAAGCTCACATGAGAGAAAGGATGGAAATACTATTGGAGCAAGTAAGAACGGTGATGAAGGAGGCAAATGAAATCCCCAAAATACTAGAGCTTGTAATCACAATTGAGAGACTTGGTTTGGGCAACCATTATGAGAATGAGATTGCACAACTACTGGATGTTGTTTTGAAATCTGATTATGATGATAATAATCTACACTTGGTTTCGCTTCGGTTTTATCTTCTACGAAAAAATAGATATGATGTGTCATCTG ATGTATTCCATAAATTCGAAGACAAACAAGGAGGTTTTGTTCAGTCGGATACAAATAGTTTGTTGAGCTTATATAATGCAGCACATCTGAGTATCAAGGGGGAGGATGTATTTGACATGGCAGTCTCTTTCACGAGAAGACACCTCCTCGGGGCATTAGAAAATTTGGAATCACCATTTGCAGGGGAAGTTTCTTCTTCCCTTCTTACACCTCCTTTTCGAAGAGTTGGGATATTAGAAGCAAGAAGCTACCTACCATGTTACACAAACAAGGCTACACGAAATGAAGCCATATTGGAGCTTGCCAAATTGAATTTTAATATTCTGCAACTTCATTTTTGTGAGGAGTTGAAAGACGTCACAAT GTGGTGGAATAAGATCAAAATGAAGTCAAGGTTGAGTTTTGTAAGAGACAGAATTGTAGAAACTTACTTTTGGATAAATGGGACTAGCTACAACCTTGAATATTCTTATTCCCGAATAATAGCTACAAAGGTCACCGCTTTCATGACTATAATAGATGACATATTTGACACATATAGCAGCACTGAAGACAGCATGCAACTTGCAGAAGCAATTAATAG GTGGGATGAAGATGCAGTAAATGTGCTTCCAGAATACATGAAGGATATCTACTTATATTTGTTGGAAACATTTCATTCTTTTGAGGACCATTTAGGACCTGAGAACAGCTACCGTGTGGTTTATCTAAAAGAAGCG TTCAAGAAATTGGTTCAAGCATACAGTGATGAACTAAAATGGCGTGATGAAAATTATGTACCAAAAACACTTAATGAACACCTTCAAGTTTCATCAGTAAGTATTGGAACCTCTGTGGTAGCATGTGCTATATTTGTTGGCATGGATGACACAACAGTGGAAACTCTCAATTGGGTGTCGAGCGACCAGAAACTTCTGAAGTCTTTTGCTATATATACACGTTTCACGAATGACATGGCATCAGCAAAG CGTGAGCAAGCAGGGGGGCAGTGTGCCTCTACTATCCAATCGTACATGAAGGAGCATGGGATGACAAATGATGACGCATGTGAAAAGATAAAAGAACTTATCGAGAACTCATGGAAGGATATGTTACACTATTATCTCACATTGACAGATCAACCAATGGTCGTGCCCCAAATGATACTTAACCTTTCAAGGACTGTGGATAACATGTACAAGCATACCGATGCATACACTAATTCAGATATACTGAAAGATACAATAAGGATGCTTTTTGCTGAGCCAATGTAA